A part of Amycolatopsis lurida genomic DNA contains:
- a CDS encoding Gfo/Idh/MocA family oxidoreductase, with product MAGTAFGRIYLEAVAAAPDLTLAGILANGSAYSRDCAARYGVPLFGSVDDVPGDVSTACVVVRSGALGGQGTELAQAFLRRGVHVLQEHPVHADEIAANLRIARANEVAYAVNTLYPRLRPVRRFLAAADVLRRRQRLDFIDAACNSQVAYPLLDVLGRMTGGLRPWAFGEAHSAERQPFSSMHAEVGGVPVTLRIQNQVHPGDPDNHSYLLHRISAGCEGGVLSLADTHGPVLWNPRLHSARDETGRLMMAGPGTERLDVPSTVVLGEEAPGTYHQVFAELWPDAVAESLRALHRAAAEPNRRMTDGQWALGVSRMWSALTARIGMPALVEPPEPEPIPLADLLALKGTA from the coding sequence GTGGCCGGTACTGCGTTCGGTCGAATCTACCTCGAAGCGGTGGCGGCGGCCCCGGACCTCACCCTCGCCGGAATCCTGGCGAACGGGAGCGCCTATTCGCGGGACTGTGCGGCGCGCTACGGGGTTCCCTTGTTCGGATCGGTGGACGACGTGCCCGGCGACGTGAGCACAGCTTGCGTGGTCGTCCGGTCCGGTGCGCTCGGCGGTCAGGGAACCGAACTGGCGCAAGCGTTCCTGCGCAGGGGCGTACACGTCCTGCAGGAGCATCCGGTGCATGCCGACGAAATCGCCGCGAACCTGCGGATCGCGCGGGCGAACGAGGTCGCGTACGCGGTCAACACCCTGTATCCGCGTCTCCGGCCGGTGCGCAGGTTCCTGGCCGCCGCGGATGTGCTGCGGAGAAGGCAAAGGCTCGACTTCATCGACGCAGCCTGCAACAGCCAGGTCGCCTATCCCCTGCTGGACGTGCTCGGCCGGATGACGGGCGGCCTGCGGCCGTGGGCGTTCGGTGAGGCGCACAGCGCGGAGCGGCAACCGTTCTCGAGCATGCACGCCGAAGTCGGCGGTGTGCCGGTCACCTTGAGAATCCAGAATCAGGTGCATCCTGGTGATCCGGACAACCATTCGTACCTCCTGCACCGGATCTCGGCCGGCTGTGAGGGTGGCGTGCTGTCCCTCGCCGACACGCACGGTCCGGTGCTGTGGAATCCGCGCCTGCACTCGGCCCGGGACGAAACCGGCCGGCTGATGATGGCCGGACCCGGCACCGAACGCCTGGACGTGCCCAGCACTGTCGTACTCGGCGAGGAGGCACCTGGCACCTACCACCAGGTGTTCGCGGAACTGTGGCCCGATGCGGTCGCGGAGAGCCTGCGCGCACTGCACAGGGCCGCCGCCGAGCCGAACCGGCGGATGACCGACGGCCAGTGGGCGCTGGGCGTGTCCCGGATGTGGAGCGCCCTCACCGCCCGGATCGGAATGCCGGCACTGGTGGAACCACCGGAGCCCGAACCGATCCCGCTCGCCGACCTCCTCGCTTTAAAGGGCACCGCATGA
- a CDS encoding VOC family protein gives MNCSHVLLKVDDLHQAVRDFRKLGFTVDYASAGRKARQAHIWFSSGPIVELLSTPPGASLMTVPLNLAFGRGAGARMTRWARAGEGFCDAAVLAGREELRRAGRVVNWKRTKPDGSTTAFAFTYPRNDRTPFLVTPYDPPQHPANVAHANGAERVSRVLVDVAPTERAEFDRITAGGGDFELRDADVTEIRAVVLPGLNRPLDPALLHGAVFLPC, from the coding sequence ATGAACTGCAGCCACGTTCTGCTGAAGGTCGACGACCTACACCAAGCCGTCCGGGATTTCCGGAAGCTCGGGTTCACCGTCGACTACGCCTCGGCCGGACGCAAGGCCCGGCAGGCCCACATCTGGTTCAGCTCGGGGCCGATCGTGGAACTGCTCTCCACTCCGCCTGGCGCGTCATTGATGACGGTGCCACTGAATCTGGCGTTCGGCCGGGGCGCGGGGGCGAGAATGACTCGCTGGGCTCGTGCCGGCGAAGGATTCTGCGACGCGGCGGTGCTCGCCGGCCGGGAGGAACTCCGGCGCGCGGGACGGGTGGTGAACTGGAAACGCACCAAACCCGACGGTTCCACGACGGCGTTCGCTTTCACCTACCCGCGGAACGACCGGACCCCGTTCCTGGTCACCCCGTACGACCCTCCGCAACATCCGGCGAACGTGGCGCACGCCAACGGTGCCGAGAGGGTGAGCCGTGTCCTCGTGGACGTCGCACCCACTGAACGCGCGGAGTTCGACCGGATCACCGCGGGCGGGGGAGATTTCGAGCTTCGCGACGCGGACGTGACCGAGATCCGCGCTGTCGTGTTGCCCGGCTTGAACCGCCCGCTCGACCCCGCTCTGCTGCACGGCGCGGTCTTTCTGCCTTGCTGA
- a CDS encoding ABC transporter substrate-binding protein — protein sequence MSINRRVLFRTAGLAAGVAGAGAFLNACGTSIPASGPVRHTGPSVARSGGVLRAVFTGGGAVESLDPFGSGSPVDFVRGDVVFDSLFTLSGGEVVPALATGIEVGPGATSFVLTLREGVKWHDGSPFTADDVAYSFRFMSSPERAYPSQLSAYFDFDKLQIHDPFTLVVPARRPVGDPALFLAAFPSKMVKNGATFTGANAIGTGAYQVTAFEAGRESRLKRFDGHWSGKARADELVLLSLSDPQAKVNAVVTGQADYAGDIPFTTGKAGVAGNDFEVRTAGEENRTAYGWVLNTTIKPFDDPRARKAVRLAISRQALVDTVLLGYGVPGNDLLCAGAKYFTPRDVPARDLDQARRLVKDSGADAAEIAIRTAEWEIGYNASTQLLVEQLKEAGLKVRADIVTPPEFFEPNAVGAANAVAFSSGAVPLAVIYGRLAAYPPLALKDDGFTAAVGRAIGSADEAERAKAWKDAQEIMYDRGNTVVWGQADVLSLARKAVAGITVRDQAKYPYLGKAGLA from the coding sequence ATGTCCATCAATCGTCGTGTCCTGTTCCGGACGGCCGGACTCGCGGCCGGCGTCGCCGGTGCGGGCGCGTTCCTCAATGCGTGTGGCACGTCGATCCCTGCCTCGGGGCCGGTGCGGCACACCGGTCCCTCCGTGGCGAGGTCAGGAGGCGTCCTGCGCGCGGTGTTCACCGGTGGCGGAGCGGTCGAAAGTCTCGACCCGTTCGGCAGTGGTTCGCCGGTCGACTTCGTGCGCGGTGATGTCGTGTTCGACTCGCTGTTCACGCTGAGCGGTGGTGAGGTCGTGCCCGCACTCGCGACCGGGATCGAGGTAGGACCAGGAGCTACGTCGTTCGTGCTGACGTTACGCGAAGGTGTGAAATGGCACGACGGATCGCCGTTCACCGCGGACGACGTCGCCTACAGTTTCCGGTTCATGAGTTCCCCGGAGCGGGCCTATCCGAGCCAGCTCTCCGCGTACTTCGATTTCGACAAGCTCCAGATCCACGACCCGTTCACGCTCGTGGTTCCCGCCCGTCGGCCGGTGGGCGACCCCGCATTGTTCCTGGCCGCCTTCCCCAGCAAGATGGTGAAGAACGGTGCGACGTTCACCGGGGCCAACGCGATCGGTACCGGCGCCTATCAGGTGACGGCGTTCGAGGCCGGCCGTGAGTCGCGGCTCAAGCGGTTCGACGGACATTGGTCGGGGAAGGCCCGGGCGGACGAACTGGTGCTGCTCAGCCTGTCCGATCCGCAGGCCAAGGTGAACGCGGTCGTCACAGGCCAGGCCGACTACGCGGGCGATATCCCTTTCACCACAGGCAAAGCCGGTGTTGCCGGCAACGACTTTGAAGTCCGCACCGCCGGCGAGGAGAACCGGACGGCCTACGGCTGGGTGCTCAATACGACCATCAAGCCGTTCGACGACCCGCGTGCCCGCAAGGCAGTGCGGCTGGCGATCTCCCGGCAGGCCTTGGTGGACACCGTCCTGCTGGGCTACGGCGTGCCCGGCAACGACCTGCTGTGCGCCGGGGCCAAGTACTTTACGCCGCGTGACGTTCCCGCGCGTGATCTCGACCAGGCGAGGAGACTGGTCAAGGACTCCGGTGCCGACGCGGCGGAGATCGCGATCCGCACCGCGGAGTGGGAGATCGGCTACAACGCCTCCACCCAGCTGCTGGTCGAGCAGCTCAAGGAAGCCGGGCTGAAGGTCCGCGCGGATATCGTGACCCCGCCGGAGTTCTTCGAGCCGAACGCTGTCGGTGCCGCGAACGCGGTCGCCTTCTCCAGCGGAGCAGTACCCCTGGCCGTGATCTACGGCAGGCTCGCCGCCTACCCGCCGCTCGCGCTCAAGGACGACGGGTTCACCGCGGCGGTCGGCCGGGCCATCGGCAGTGCCGACGAGGCCGAACGGGCCAAGGCCTGGAAAGACGCCCAGGAGATCATGTACGACCGGGGTAACACCGTGGTGTGGGGGCAGGCCGACGTGCTGAGCCTCGCCCGCAAGGCGGTGGCGGGCATCACGGTCCGTGACCAGGCCAAGTACCCCTACCTCGGCAAGGCCGGGCTCGCGTGA
- a CDS encoding ABC transporter permease, translating into MIHSLPRRLAAGAVLLALLTFVVYVGVDLLPGDPVTSRLGPSTPPERIAELRHHLGLDRPVLARYGEWVAGLFLGDLGISASGRPVTEMLSDRVGNSALLAAMAVLLLAPLSLVLGLWAAWRRGRPADRVVSTGALLLVSVPEFVVAGALVLLFAVSLRIFPAVSLLPVGASPLAYPEVLVLPVLSLLLVGLAYAVRVIRASACAVLASPHVEFLRLGGASGRTVLRRAVVPAVLPVAAQVWLVTGVAFVGGAVLVEKVFGYPGIGELLVASVQSGDLPVVQALVLILGAAMLAALVLADLAVVLLTPRLRTGTQ; encoded by the coding sequence GTGATCCATTCTCTCCCGAGACGGCTCGCGGCAGGCGCTGTTCTGCTGGCACTCCTGACTTTCGTCGTCTACGTCGGGGTCGATCTACTGCCAGGGGATCCGGTCACCAGCAGGCTCGGCCCGAGCACTCCGCCCGAGCGGATCGCCGAACTCCGGCACCACCTCGGTCTCGATCGTCCGGTGCTCGCCCGGTACGGCGAATGGGTCGCCGGTCTGTTCCTCGGTGACCTGGGCATCTCGGCGTCCGGTCGGCCGGTCACCGAGATGCTGTCCGACCGGGTCGGCAACTCCGCGCTCCTGGCGGCCATGGCGGTGCTGCTGCTCGCGCCGCTGTCGCTCGTGCTCGGTCTGTGGGCGGCGTGGCGCCGAGGCAGGCCGGCAGATCGGGTCGTGTCGACGGGCGCGCTGCTCCTGGTGTCGGTGCCGGAGTTCGTCGTGGCGGGAGCGCTGGTGCTGCTGTTCGCGGTGAGCCTGCGGATTTTCCCCGCCGTGTCGCTGCTGCCGGTGGGCGCGAGTCCGCTGGCGTATCCGGAAGTACTCGTGCTGCCGGTGCTGAGCCTGCTGCTGGTCGGACTGGCTTACGCCGTGCGGGTCATCCGCGCGTCGGCGTGTGCCGTACTCGCGAGCCCGCACGTGGAGTTCCTGCGGCTCGGCGGCGCGTCCGGGAGGACGGTGCTGCGCCGGGCCGTCGTCCCGGCGGTGTTGCCGGTCGCGGCGCAGGTGTGGCTGGTGACCGGGGTCGCTTTCGTCGGCGGGGCGGTACTGGTGGAAAAGGTGTTCGGCTACCCGGGCATCGGGGAACTTCTGGTCGCGTCCGTACAGTCCGGCGATCTGCCGGTGGTGCAGGCACTAGTGCTGATCCTTGGCGCGGCGATGCTGGCCGCGCTCGTGCTCGCCGATCTCGCCGTGGTGCTGCTGACCCCGAGGCTGCGGACGGGAACACAGTGA
- a CDS encoding ABC transporter permease — protein sequence MTRLKWTLFGLAVLAVLFGPLVAPHPATAPIGPPFAPPGTAGLLGTDQLGRDVFSRLLHGGAPMLLTSALAALIGSGAGVTAGLFTALASSGRRWVEAIFLRPLDLLAAVPPILVLLLVLTALPNRAGIVLAVALSSAPLSARITRAAAEQGIGRAHVEVALARGESWAWLLGREVFPLVASTVLADLGVRFATAVYLVAAAGFLGLGTSASDWGLLIVEALPGAALQPWALLAPVAGIALVAVTANLASDALARRSRGVLG from the coding sequence GTGACCAGGCTCAAGTGGACCTTGTTCGGTCTTGCGGTACTGGCCGTCCTCTTCGGACCGCTTGTCGCGCCGCATCCGGCCACGGCCCCCATCGGTCCGCCGTTCGCCCCGCCGGGAACGGCCGGTCTGCTGGGCACCGACCAGCTCGGCCGCGACGTCTTTTCCCGGCTGTTGCACGGCGGCGCGCCGATGCTGCTCACCAGCGCGCTCGCCGCGCTGATCGGTTCTGGAGCCGGGGTGACGGCAGGGCTGTTCACGGCACTGGCCTCTTCCGGTAGGCGTTGGGTGGAAGCGATCTTCCTGCGCCCCTTGGACTTGCTCGCCGCCGTCCCGCCGATTCTGGTGCTGCTGCTGGTGCTCACGGCTTTGCCGAACCGGGCGGGGATCGTGCTGGCGGTGGCGCTTTCGAGTGCTCCGCTTTCGGCCCGGATCACCCGCGCGGCGGCGGAACAGGGGATCGGCCGAGCCCACGTCGAGGTGGCTCTCGCCCGCGGCGAGAGCTGGGCGTGGCTGCTGGGCCGCGAGGTTTTTCCCTTGGTGGCGAGCACCGTTTTGGCCGATCTCGGCGTCCGTTTCGCCACGGCCGTCTATCTGGTCGCGGCGGCGGGCTTCCTGGGACTCGGCACATCGGCTTCGGATTGGGGACTGCTGATCGTGGAAGCGTTGCCCGGAGCGGCTTTGCAGCCGTGGGCGCTGCTGGCCCCGGTGGCCGGGATCGCGCTGGTCGCGGTGACGGCCAACCTTGCTTCTGACGCGCTGGCCCGGCGGTCGAGGGGAGTGCTCGGATGA
- a CDS encoding ABC transporter ATP-binding protein, producing the protein MTALVEVRDLRLLAGGRPVLDGVDLVLAEGESVGLVGASGSGKTTLALAVLGHLRSGVRHGGGGVSVRGKDMLPTPAPGVRGDTIGYVGQDPGASLNPYARISSILLAATGPTPRAIRAGRVRGLLERVGLPGEDAFARRYPHQLSGGQQQRVVLAAALAREPRLLVLDEPTTALDLVAKAEVLREIRRQTETGVALLWVSHDLSTVRELVDRVVVLNAGKVTEDRSAVEVTATPAVPVTHAAARAEDRAIVLSGRSLAASFGEREILSDVDFDLYRGGCLAVLGVSGVGKSTLARCLAGLHRPKSGSVLLHGTALAPGVRGRSTAERAAIALVAQNPAEALHPRQDVRTALSRPLRRLRGITSRTAQDIEVTRLLEAVRLPSAMAPRLPGELSGGQRQRVALARALAADPEVLICDEATSALDTATQTGVLDLLAGLRAQLGVAVLLITHDPWVAASASDSVLVLADGRAVASGPTAGLLPPVGEAPEKALTRLLVSPITEGVLPA; encoded by the coding sequence ATGACCGCGCTCGTGGAAGTGCGGGACCTGCGCCTGCTGGCCGGCGGCCGGCCGGTCCTGGACGGTGTCGATCTCGTGCTGGCCGAAGGGGAATCGGTCGGTTTGGTCGGCGCGTCGGGCTCCGGCAAGACGACTCTCGCGCTGGCGGTGCTCGGCCATCTGCGGTCCGGTGTCCGGCACGGCGGTGGAGGAGTTTCGGTGCGGGGAAAGGACATGCTGCCCACCCCGGCGCCGGGTGTCCGCGGTGACACGATCGGCTACGTCGGCCAAGACCCCGGCGCCTCCCTCAATCCCTACGCGCGGATCTCTTCGATACTGCTCGCCGCGACCGGCCCCACTCCGCGCGCCATCCGGGCCGGACGCGTGCGCGGCCTGCTGGAACGCGTCGGTCTGCCGGGGGAGGACGCTTTCGCGCGCCGCTACCCGCATCAGCTCTCCGGCGGTCAGCAACAGCGGGTGGTCCTCGCCGCCGCGCTGGCGCGTGAACCGCGGCTGCTCGTGCTCGACGAGCCGACGACCGCACTCGACCTCGTCGCCAAAGCCGAGGTCCTGCGTGAGATCCGGCGGCAGACCGAAACCGGCGTCGCTCTGCTCTGGGTCAGTCACGACCTGAGCACCGTGCGCGAACTGGTCGATCGGGTCGTGGTGCTGAACGCGGGCAAGGTCACCGAAGACCGCTCCGCCGTCGAGGTGACCGCCACCCCGGCGGTCCCGGTCACGCACGCGGCAGCCAGGGCGGAAGATCGCGCGATTGTCCTCAGTGGACGTTCGCTGGCCGCCTCCTTCGGCGAGCGGGAAATTCTGTCCGATGTGGACTTCGACCTCTACCGCGGCGGCTGTCTCGCTGTTCTCGGGGTGTCCGGAGTCGGGAAGAGCACCCTTGCCCGGTGCCTGGCCGGGCTGCATCGACCGAAGAGCGGGTCCGTCCTGCTGCACGGCACCGCGTTGGCGCCCGGAGTCCGCGGGCGTTCCACCGCCGAACGCGCCGCGATCGCCCTGGTGGCACAGAATCCGGCCGAGGCGCTACACCCGCGCCAGGACGTCCGCACCGCGCTCTCCAGGCCGCTGCGGAGGCTGCGGGGAATCACGTCGCGGACGGCCCAGGACATCGAAGTCACCCGGTTGCTCGAGGCCGTGCGGCTGCCGTCCGCAATGGCGCCACGGCTGCCCGGTGAACTCTCCGGTGGTCAGCGTCAGCGGGTCGCGCTGGCCCGTGCTCTCGCCGCCGACCCCGAGGTGCTGATCTGCGACGAAGCCACCTCCGCGCTGGACACGGCGACCCAGACCGGGGTGCTGGACCTGCTGGCCGGACTGCGCGCTCAGCTCGGCGTCGCGGTCCTGCTGATCACTCACGATCCGTGGGTCGCCGCATCGGCTTCGGACAGCGTCCTGGTGCTGGCTGATGGCCGCGCCGTTGCGTCTGGTCCGACCGCAGGCCTGCTCCCCCCGGTCGGTGAGGCCCCGGAGAAGGCCCTGACCCGTTTGCTCGTTTCCCCCATCACTGAAGGAGTTCTACCGGCATGA